From the genome of Apium graveolens cultivar Ventura unplaced genomic scaffold, ASM990537v1 ctg5800, whole genome shotgun sequence:
aattgtgcacgcaaaaggatgatcaaggtattcataggttttcttctagaatttggattccaccggtgacggagctgaagaatgaaatcttacatgaagcacataattcaaggtattcaatccatccagggaagtaccaaaatgtacagataTTTAAAGGAGAAgtattggtggccagacatgagagggaaattgcggatgggttagcaaatgttatacatgtccgagagttaaagcagagcatcaagaccaagtggattgctacagccattggagattccagaatggaagtgggaacatattgccatggatttcatagttggattaccaaggacaagggctaatcatgatgccatttgggttataggTAGACTTACTCCAATAGCTCATTTTCTGctaaatgaaagattttcgctcgacaaattagtccatatgtacctgaaggaaattgtagttcgtcatggagttcctgtgtctattgtatcggatcgagatccaagatttaattcaagattttggaagagttttcaggatgtttgggaacgagactgaatatgagtatagcttaccacccacagatggacggccaaagtgaaaaaCGATCCAGgcgattgaagatatgttgcgtgtttgtgctattaatttcaaaggaagttgggacgagcattacctctgatagaatttgcttacaataacagttattaCGCCAGTatgggatgccaccctatgaagccctttatggacgcaaatgcagatctccagtgtattgggacgaagtaggagaacgcaaaatacttggacctgaattagtacagcagacaaaggaagtggttgaaattatccagaaaagattgatagcccaggaccgtcaaaggaaatactggaattcgaagaaggaagcttggtattactgaaatatcaccatggaagggactaacgaggtttggaaagaaaggaaagttgagcccaagatatgtcggatcttttgagattctaaagcgcgttggcaaagtagcttacgagttggcgttacctccgcacatggagcacattcacaatgtttttcacgtatcgatgcttaagaaatatatCCAGACttcaggcatgtaatagaatatgagccaatagagcttcaggcagatttgtcatatgtagagagtccgatagagattctataggaaagagagaaggtattgagaaataaagtggtaaagctagtaatGTTATgaagaaacccaaaggttgaagagtcaaccgaggagttagaaagtgatataagagaaaagtaccctcatttattttcttaggagattttgaggacagaatccttttaagggggaaggatgtaatctccgggatatatcgtgtaattatttttgctattaaataattattatagtgttccgtatctattctgtgaattattgttaagtgttaaatgtgtttgaatgcttaaaaatattattaattgagtattttaacttttatatgtccaaaataaaatatagataattgtcatatcttcctaattatttttatgttgatttatgaatttataggaatcatatgaattttataaaatctttttccgggtatttaaaatttattttataaaagggaaccaaccgacgtcatctgttgttacgtttttagaacccgaaactcttccgaaaactccatcctaacctaattgcaatattccaagcattttccatgtttcgacttttttgatctagcgtacggtttgtcctgcgcgggtcccgacgtaacattttcgatacaatattcgtttcggtaaatcaataaaactcctatttttgagaaacgggagctttttattaaactatcacaattatcacctcgtagtacgtgtaaccaggcgctgagaccaagaccgcagtacaaattgtactgatttggataattatcccgaaaacacCTATACCGTTTGgacagtttttacaaataaacgtaccgttttatatccggaatgatccaaagGGATACTAATTTTCGTCATTATAAATAtgccttttaccgtatttttatttcgtattaaaatcatttgcagacagttaattatataattttccagagaacatactatattcatataatcttctgaaaaatcaaaccaacttttggaggtgttatGATCTTTgttggaaagctcgagtaaccaatttgaaggtcttgaagagctctatcagattatGTGGATCCATACACTGCCAGAAATCAGGTTTATTTTCTAGAAATTTGTTTAatttttcgaattatttttattaaaaatatgaatttttgttcggatgattgtttgtatgatttgatgattgcatgttgtagagcttgttacACTGATGATTTTTCATATGTCATGCGTCTGATTTGGAGGtccaataacatgctcaaaagtggtttaattctcgaattttgaaattagggtttataacccgtatgaatatttttaagtgaaatttggggctttttgatttagggattattagctgttgatttagtgggttgtgttccttatgaaatttgcaatcgattggtatatagctcgttaacagaggattagtgaatccAAGTGAGTTGTcttttaagttttcgatgttcgccggaaaccagcgatgttcttggccaatttccggccaggacacggatgattgatgtgttttgattgcacgaatagattcctggtgttgagtagtgtaaatctggagcagatggtgaggtgggggtgccggaatcgagttctccggccacccctgtattttccggcgacgggggtgtaaAAATTTCAGTTtagtccctggacttttggggacgatgaagtttggtcccctgaagtttccagagttttcaaaaataggattcctgttttaaaaatattcaaaatcatattccctatttattttattataaaaatccatttttaatttctgaaaattccaaaaattattattttaattccaaaaattatttttaattcaaaataaatctgaattaattagttaattaatttcagttaatttttaattgattaattggtcaattaattcgaaaattaattgattaattgatttaattaattattaagtgattttaattaaatatttaattagatttaattatttaaaaatgatttaaaatttcaaaaaaatagtttcgagctttaaaatattatttaaaattgttttcaaggctcgataattataataaaaaaattttaaGCCAAAATgggtcaaccgaaccctgtttattactccgaaattgatccaacgacccattttaattccgaaaaatattttaaaaatcattttaattacctcaaagcatgtttatgacccgagacttctttataaatgttatatcattgattatgtgacgtttatgtgctatatgtgacttgttggttgactgtcggtctgtatattcgatgtttacttgtttattgcgtaactttcaatccgttaatcggatttgggtgaaacgaagggtagatagaagtatgtgtcgaatagaatcgtatgagttgaatattaatagatgtttatgatatgtgagcaaaagaggcaaggcgtagaaaaggaaaacaggtagtcgaggagtaagacagtggtgattgaaagcgagtgcagtatagtaagctagtaccaggcaagtgttctaaactttctcgagatattgtagtgattgatagttttattttatatttcaagtgctttgaagcactgaaccctaaaccctgattccagttattgatcttgagccgtaaacctgattctttctagaccattgattgttgaatacccagatacgaaccacaaatatacaatactactctataaatacatacaaactaaataccaaacactgacccgaattacttacatattcaaaccattgtatcctatgctttgaaagatcaaatccttgaaaccttgaaacgttatttcctttgctatccaattctttcactacctagcatccatgctttgaaaaagccatattgatccttatgcagattgaaaccattttcattattgaacgttcaatgttgttaatgattctgtttattgcttattactgtttattctgttattatgttagaattggattgtttttataaatttgtggaccagattcatggtcagaccatataatggtcaagttaggccaatgtgtgccttggatccaatagttagagcagtgctgtgtgctttgctcggggttagtgcgtgactgatcagcaacctaaccttggtttttaaaatgaaaatataatatccaattttaaatcataatttatTGTTCACTTGacatcataaccatgttcacctgatgatcattattcttagttttgtcattgtgacttgctgagctagttagctcattggtgcgatgttgtttatgttcttttccagttaagaaggaactggttggtaccgaggatccccagtccagcgcgagagctaggggttcaggttgattgagttgagctagtaggcttcttttggaataatttaagtttgtaaaagtttgtaatattgttaattactcagctctgagttggaatagttgtgattcgaatgtttgtaatataagtaagtgtgtttggcttgtgtgcatactttaacctgttgcggtccgcggtagttggtaagtaggatcactgcatattattattattatctttgttattgttataagcaagttataaatagtgtgtgtggaccccaaacttctgacccgggtttggagggcaccacatcggttctgccaaggtctgactggtcttctaggcatctgtgatatgtatataacaggttgcaagggtgagcataatcgctcagcagtacctacatatgaataacaagataaaaacagtaatgtaaacagttataggaacagaactataattaatccttaaaaataattctgcgcaaataattaatatcataaatattaatcaaaatcctgcagaaaattattaaaattattataataatcCAATTCACAATCTGTAACAAAAACAGAACAGGAATTAAACTAAACCAACACCCAACACGCGCGAACGCGCCACAGAACCACAAACAGGGACGCAAATACAGGCGGCATCACCGCCTTCCACTACCACTCACACACCCACacttaaacacacacacacttaaaCACGCACACATCATacacatataaatatatacaaaagtatatatatatataacaagcCAAACAGGAAACAAGGAGGTCGCCGGAGAATCCGGCCGGAGAACTCACCGGAAAGGCGAGAAACCGAGCAAACCAGGGAAAGACAGAAGAGAAGAAAGAACGAGAGGAAAGAAGGATGGGAGAAAGAGAAGAGAAAGAGATCGAGAGATTTtgacgagagagagagagagagagagagagagagagagagagagagagagagagagagagagagagagagagagactgagaTTTGCAGTCGAACCCGATAGAAACAAAGAGGGAACCAACCACAGCTACACGTGTCCTGAAAATATGGATACGTGTTAACTTCTTTTTATTAGAAATTAACACGTGTCTCGGGATACTCGAGTAACGAATATGTATCCTGAATACTGAAATTAACGAACCAAGtcaccttttaaaataattcgatAAATCACaataatagttttaaaatgtcataaatatcctgGAGTAcataaaaatgtaattttcacaattttaaaataatttttgaaatgcagtttatacccgcttttaacaattaaacgaaacaacgcgcgggtgaaattaatcctgaaattttccaaaataattttaaaattctcagaatattatgaacttaataatATGAGCttcgtgatttttgaagaattctggaattaaatatggattttacaaataaacacaatcagaaaatcttttaaggataaataattagtgaaatattgatttctcaattttataaaatcccaaaaataattattgaaattataaaattataaaaccaactTTAGAGTcattccaagtatttatggaattaaaactgtaataaaattacttttacaaGCGAAACAAAACCATATAACACAATAataaatcacaaaaattataACCTATTTATCAATAAATCACAGACACATAATAAACATCAACATACTGCTGCCAAATCCAATACAcctattttatttaattatttattcagcTATTAAactttaaaataataataaaataatagcaaatatacgagtcgttatatcatttcccccttaaaaagattttatCCCCGGAAGCTGAGttagctaaacaaatgaggatatttatcaagcatgtctgactctatttcccaagtagactcttctactcgaggatttctccacgGAACTTTCACTATGGAAATTGACTTAATCCTAAGGACTCTCTCTTTACGGTCTAAGATTTGGATTGGTTGTTCCacgtaggacaaatctggctgaagctcaatGGGTTCGTACTCTataacttgattcgaatcaggaacatagggcttcaacatagatacatggaacacattatggatatgctgtCACTGCGGCGATAACGCTGTCTCGTAGGCaacctttcctactttcttcaacacctcaaatggtcctataaatctggggctAAGTTTACCACTCTGGACAAattacattaaccctttccaaggtgatacctttagtaacactaGTGCTCCTATCTCAAAGTTCATATCCTTCATATGCAAGTCTGTATTCTTTCTCTGCCTATCTTGGGTTGCTTCTAACCTCATCCGAATCAATGCCACtgcatctctggtttgctgaaccaactcggggcctaacactttcttatctcctacttcatcccaatacaaagGCGATCTACACatacgtccatacaaagcttcgtaaggcagCATTCTCAtgctggcatggtagctgttattatagagaattcaatcaaaggtaagtgttcgtcccaatttcctttaaatcCAAAACACgaactctcaacatatcctctatggtctgaattgttctctcactttgaccgtctttctgaggatgataggcagtgctcatatttaacttagttcctaAACATTCATGGAATTTGGTCCAGAACCTGGAAttgaatctcgggtctcgatctgacactatagacacaggaactccatgcttggtcactATCTCGTCCAAAtataacttaactaacttttccaaaAAATACATTTcgttgatcggaagaaaatgcgctaACTTGGTCAacctatcaataattacccaaatagcgtcgtgatttgctctcgtctttggcaatcctactacaaaatccattacAATCTATTCCCActtccactggggaatctccaaagcttgtaacaatccactcggtcgttgatgttccgcttttactatCTGGCACACGTGACATTTGCTAACCCAAttagcaatatccttcttcattcccgtccaccaaaagtttttcttcaagtcttggtacatcttagtgctaccagggtggatagaaaacctagagttgtgCGTTTCGTGTAACACTTCATTCTTTAGTTCCACCACATTAGAAATCCAAATTTTAGAAgaaaatctaaacaaaacttgGTTATCCTTTTGGGTACACAACTCTTCTCCGGTCAAtgtatccaactcttgttccataactccttcttgacaccttttgatcttttctaTCAACGTTGGTTGGAAGATAATCTCGTATAGTTGCTCCTGATTTCCACTTGGTACTCAAACTTCAATCTTCATCTTTTCTAAGTCTCTTGCTAGTTCGCCCGCAATTTGAtccacattcaacttttctttcctgctcaaggcatcagccaccacattggcttttcctgggtgataattaattgaacaatcgtagtccttgatcaattctaaccaccttctctatctcatgttcaatgccttctgcgtaaatatgtactttaagctcttatgatccgtgtaaatatcgcacttctctccatacaagtagtgatgCCACAACTTTagagcaaatactatagctgccaactcaagatcatggacGGAATacttctgctcgtgaggctttagttgtctggaggcataggCGATAACTTTgtcgtgttgcatcaatacacagcctaaacctttcaaagaaatattgctataaatcacaaagtttcccgtctcatctggaaATGCTAGCACTGGAGCTGACACTAGTCTTcttttcaattcctggaaactttcttcacacttttccatccaaatgaacttctcattcttcctggttaGTTTGGTTAATGAGGatgcaatcttagagaaatcctttacaaaccttcggtaatatccagctaatccaagaaaacttcttaatTTTGTCGGAGTCTTCGGTTGCTCCGACTtggatacagcttcaatctttacaGGGTCTACCTTGATGCCTTTTTTActtaccacatgtccaagaaactgtacctctgtcaaccaaaactcacacttggagaACTTTGCATACAATTGCTTCTCTCTCAACCTCTGAAGGGCAATCCTTAGATGCGTTACGTGATCTTATGGAGTCTTTGAATgtatgaggatgtcatcaataaatacaataacaaacttatccaagtactccttatatactcgattcattaaatccataaaagtcgttggcgcatttgtcaatccaaacgacatcactaagaactcataatggccataccttattctgaatgcagtcttgggaatatcttcggactttatcttcagttggtggtagccagaccttaaattaatctttgaaaaataacatgcccccttaagctgatcaaatgGATCGTCGATGCGTGgaaaaagatacttgttctttattgtcaacttgttcaactctctatagtcaatgcacaatctcatacttccatccttcttttttcACGAATAACACTGGAGCGCCCTACGGAGAAACACTAGGCTGAATAACTCATTTATtcaatagttcctgaagttgcttgGCCAATTCTTTTATTTCCACTGGAGCCATTCTATATGGAGCTTTGGACACTGGTTCggctccaggtatcaaatcaatggagaacttTATCTCTCGATCAGGTAGTAATCCTGGTAATTCCTCTGGAAAGACGTCGGGAAATTCTCTTactatgggaatctcatccaaGGTAGGGGtttctttcttcgtatccaccacatgagccaaatacgctTCACACCCTTGCCGCAATAATTTTTTTGCTTGTAATACTGGGAGGAACTTCTTgtcttgcctctgcccttggtaactgatcctcTTATTATCTGTggtatacataacaactctctttttcttgcAATCAATGTTTTCCTTATacagagacaaccaatccatgcctaaaataacatcgaattcttctaactcaaaaggtattaggtCGGCAGGGAAAGTGTATCCTGAAATCTCTATGGAGCACTTAGGACAGAATTGACTTACGGGAACTTTATCCTTATTAGCCACCTCTATGTTCAAAGGTTCATCTAAGGCTtccaacatcaattgcattttatttaCACAGTTcatagatataaaagatttggacgctcccgaatcaaataaaacgttaacaggtacagaattaagagaaagcgtacctgcaactacatcggAATCATGAGCCGGagatttcttggtcatcttaaaggttctagctctagcaatacttgttgctggtccttgggacacgctCCTTCCAACACTACCTTGGGTCACTGATTTGCAATTCCTAGCAATATGCCCCACTTTGCCGTAACTAAAACAAGTTACTCCTTGGGTCTCAGACTTCCACTccgtggaataatgacccttctggccaCATTTAAAATAGTCGATATTTTCTCTGCACTGACCACTGTGCTTCTTTCCGCATGTCTTACAGTCGATCATCGGCTTGCTAAACCTTGTCGGGGTAGAACTAACTGAAGTGGTACTGGGCCTAGCCTGGGGGAAATTCTGTCTCCTGAACTTCCTATCATTATTCTTTCCAAACCGACGCTGAAAATTCTGACTTACTCCTCCTGATTCTGAcctagcaggtccactttcaaacttccttttcttctcaTCCTGCTCCTTAGCAGCTAACCTCtggtcactttctatcactaaggcagcctgaactattgaagtatacgtcttgagttgtaaggctacaactaCACTCCTTAtctctggcttcaacccttgttgaaaccgcttcgctcgctgagcttccgaactcacatattctggtgctatacgggccaactccgtaaactttaCTTCATACTCTGTGATACTCATGTCTCCTTGCTTCAACTTCAAAAACTCCATCTCCATCTGACTCTGGAGACAATCTGGAAAGTATTTCTCTAAGAACAGTTCTGTGAATTTGGTCCATGGGACAGGACCTTCTCCTTTTAATGCTCGtgtagactcccaccaatagtttgaatcattcttcagaaaataactagcataatcgGTCTTTAAATtttcactcaccttggtgagtgcaaatgccttctccatttccttcaaccATATCCCGGAAGCAACATGATCCACTTcacctttaaactctgggggtttcacttcctggaaagacttaaaactaacaacCTGGTTTATCCCCCTCATCTCATGGTGTTGTTGGATTTGCAgctgctgctgttggatttgctgttgttgttgctgtatgaacTGTTGTtactgttgttgttgttgctgctgcaatTGTAGTTGCTGCTGCTGAAATTGCTATTGGGCCAGCTGAGTAGACTGTTGAAGCAACAAATccatcaattcactcatggagggatccccagcagatccgttattgggttgagaattcttctttagtggcattttcctgaaacataacagtcatatataagaaaatggattgctccaagcagtttatacatatgtatcaggagagtgttgccactaagacaatatcctcatcctcggtttaattggatccatcctgagtgaatgatcataatctagAAATGCCAGCAATAGAAGCAATaataatagtaaca
Proteins encoded in this window:
- the LOC141702844 gene encoding uncharacterized protein LOC141702844 is translated as MTKKSPAHDSDVVAGMDWLSLYKENIDCKKKRVVMYTTDNKRISYQGQRQDKKFLPVLQAKKLLRQGCEAYLAHVVDTKKETPTLDEIPIVREFPDVFPEELPGLLPDREIKFSIDLIPGAEPVSKAPYRMAPVEIKELAKQLQELLNK